The following coding sequences are from one Virgibacillus necropolis window:
- a CDS encoding ABC transporter ATP-binding protein, which yields MMVTTKPLLEVKHLKQYFSVKRESPFKAKQYVKAVDDISFDVEEGTTLSIVGESGCGKSTTGRAILRLENPTDGEIHFEGRDLAKLSRKELKEVRGDIQVIFQDPFASLNPRRTIRQMLNEAMEIQNVLRKSEREDRMLKLMSLVGLTPDSLERLPHEFSGGQRQRIGIARALSVNPKMIICDEAVSALDVSIQAQVLNLLKKLQKQFNMTYVFVSHDLSVVRHISDRIMVMYLGKVVEIADKHSLFGKPLHPYTKALLSSIPVPDLDVKRNVIEIKGDVPSPINPPSGCRFHTRCPFATEYCSEVEPKLKTFDNDHIVACHYAEKFLS from the coding sequence ATGATGGTCACAACAAAACCTTTACTTGAAGTAAAACACCTAAAACAATATTTTTCGGTTAAAAGAGAATCCCCCTTTAAAGCAAAACAATATGTTAAAGCCGTGGATGATATTTCTTTTGACGTTGAAGAGGGTACAACATTAAGTATAGTTGGAGAATCTGGTTGCGGAAAGTCTACAACCGGGCGTGCTATTCTTAGACTGGAAAACCCAACAGATGGAGAAATTCATTTTGAAGGACGTGATCTAGCTAAGTTATCACGTAAAGAATTAAAGGAGGTTCGTGGTGATATCCAAGTGATTTTTCAGGATCCTTTTGCATCACTTAATCCAAGAAGAACTATCCGCCAAATGCTGAACGAAGCAATGGAAATACAAAACGTACTACGAAAGTCTGAACGCGAGGATCGGATGCTTAAACTTATGTCACTTGTTGGACTCACCCCTGATTCCTTGGAGCGTTTACCCCACGAATTTAGCGGTGGCCAACGTCAACGTATCGGTATTGCTAGAGCCTTATCCGTTAACCCTAAAATGATTATTTGTGATGAAGCTGTTTCCGCTCTTGATGTGTCAATTCAAGCGCAGGTATTAAACTTACTCAAAAAACTTCAGAAACAATTTAACATGACATATGTCTTTGTCTCGCATGACTTAAGTGTTGTTCGTCATATTTCAGACCGCATCATGGTTATGTATCTTGGCAAGGTGGTGGAGATTGCCGATAAACATTCATTATTTGGTAAACCCCTCCATCCTTATACAAAAGCACTGTTATCATCAATTCCTGTTCCTGACTTAGATGTGAAGAGGAATGTTATTGAAATTAAAGGAGACGTACCCTCACCAATTAATCCTCCATCCGGATGTCGTTTTCATACGCGTTGTCCATTTGCGACGGAATATTGTAGCGAGGTCGAACCAAAGTTAAAAACATTTGATAATGATCATATAGTCGCTTGTCATTATGCTGAGAAATTCTTATCTTAA